The Corylus avellana chromosome ca8, CavTom2PMs-1.0 genome has a segment encoding these proteins:
- the LOC132189001 gene encoding pentatricopeptide repeat-containing protein At1g25360: MRNALDVRAVANRYAALLQLCCSRSPPSYSLARTIHAHMITFGFRPRGHILNRLIDVYCKSSNIGYACHLFNNNPEQDIVARTTLIAAYSAARNLKLAREVFCGTPLSIRDTVFYNAMITCYSHNNDGHTAIELFRDMRRHGFRPDNFTLTSVLGALALIADEEKQCQQMHSAMLKSGTGFVTSVLNALISAYVKCASSPLASTSSLMGAAKKLFDEMPEKDELTWTTMITGYVRNDDLDAAREMLDGMTEKLGVAWNAMISGYVHHGFIHEALDMFRKMHAMGIQRDEFTYTSVISACANVGLFKHGKQVHANILRTEGKPEPEFSLSVNNALVTLYSKCGRVDEARGIFNKMLVRDLVSWNAILSAYVNAGRVEEAKLFFKMMPERSLLTWTMMISGFAQNGFGEEGLKLFNQMRMEGFEPCDYAFAGAITSSAVLGALEHGRQLHAQLLQLGHDSSLSAGNALITMYARCGIVEAANLVFLTMPYLDSVSWNAMIAALGQHGQGLQAIELYEQMLKEDIVPDRITFLTVLSACSHAGLVKEGRQYFDSMCFYGINPGVDHYARLIDLLCRAGKFSEAKDVIESMPSEPSATIWEALLAGCRLHGNMDLGIQAADQLFELMPQHDGTYVLLSNMYATAGRWNDVAKVRKLMRDRGIKKEPACSWVEVENKVHVFLVDDTRHPEVQAVYDYLEQLILELRKLGYVPDTKYVLHDMESEHKESALSTHSEKLAVVFGLMKLPLGATIRVFKNLRICGDCHNAFKFMSKVVGREIVVRDVKRFHHFRNGDCSCGNYW; this comes from the coding sequence ATGAGGAATGCATTGGACGTCCGTGCAGTTGCCAACCGTTATGCTGCCCTACTGCAACTATGCTGCTCCCGAAGCCCCCCTTCGTACTCCCTAGCTCGAACTATCCATGCTCATATGATAACTTTTGGGTTCAGGCCACGGGGCCACATTCTCAACCGTCTCATCGATGTTTACTGCAAATCATCCAACATTGGCTATGCCTGCCACCTGTTCAACAATAATCCTGAACAAGATATAGTTGCAAGAACAACGTTGATTGCTGCATACTCTGCTGCAAGGAATCTGAAGCTGGCTCGGGAAGTATTTTGTGGTACCCCATTGAGTATCAGAGACACGGTTTTCTACAATGCGATGATCACATGCTATTCCCATAATAATGATGGCCACACTGCCATTGAACTCTTTCGCGACATGAGGAGACACGGGTTTAGGCCAGATAATTTTACGCTCACCAGTGTACTAGGAGCTTTGGCACTCATAGCTGATGAGGAAAAACAGTGCCAGCAGATGCATAGTGCTATGCTAAAATCAGGAACAGGTTTTGTTACTTCAGTGTTGAATGCGCTTATATCTGCTTATGTAAAGTGCGCGTCTTCACCATTAGCATCGACATCGTCATTGATGGGTGCAGCTAAGAAGTTGTTTGATGAGATGCCTGAGAAGGATGAGTTAACATGGACGACAATGATTACAGGGTATGTGAGGAATGATGATCTTGATGCAGCCCGTGAAATGCTTGATGGGATGACTGAAAAGTTGGGGGTTGCATGGAATGCAATGATTTCTGGTTATGTGCACCATGGTTTTATTCACGAGGCATTGGACATGTTTAGGAAGATGCATGCAATGGGGATTCAGCGAGATGAGTTTACTTATACGAGCGTAATCAGTGCTTGTGCTAATGTTGGATTGTTCAAACATGGAAAGCAAGTGCATGCTAATATTTTGAGAACAGAAGGGAAACCTGAACCGGAGTTTTCACTCTCTGTGAATAATGCATTGGTTACACTATACTCGAAATGTGGTAGAGTTGACGAGGCTCGGGGGATTTTTAATAAGATGCTTGTAAGAGATCTTGTTTCGTGGAATGCAATCTTGTCTGCATATGTGAACGCAGGGCGCGTTGAGGAAGccaagttattctttaagatgATGCCTGAGAGGAGCCTTCTAACATGGACTATGATGATATCTGGTTTTGCACAGAATGGGTTTGGAGAAGAAGGTTTGAAGCTGTTCAACCAAATGAGAATGGAGGGTTTTGAGCCGTGCGATTATGCATTTGCAGGAGCAATTACATCTAGTGCAGTGCTAGGAGCATTGGAGCATGGACGCCAGCTCCATGCTCAGCTACTTCAGTTGGGGCATGATTCAAGCCTCTCAGCTGGAAATGCACTTATTACAATGTATGCAAGATGTGGCATTGTTGAGGCTGCAAATCTTGTGTTCCTTACAATGCCTTATTTGGATTCAGTATCTTGGAATGCTATGATTGCAGCTTTAGGGCAACATGGACAAGGTCTCCAAGCAATAGAACTTTATGAGCAGATGTTGAAGGAAGATATAGTACCTGATAGGATAACTTTTCTTACAGTTCTCTCTGCTTGTAGCCATGCTGGTTTAGTCAAAGAAGGGCGTCAGTATTTTGACTCAATGTGTTTTTACGGTATAAACCCAGGTGTAGATCATTATGCTCGATTGATTGATTTGTTGTGTCGAGCTGGGAAGTTCTCAGAAGCAAAGGATGTGATCGAATCAATGCCTTCTGAGCCAAGTGCAACAATTTGGGAGGCTCTTCTTGCTGGTTGCCGGCTCCATGGGAACATGGATTTAGGGATTCAAGCTGCTGATCAACTCTTTGAACTGATGCCACAACATGATGGGACCTATGTACTTTTGTCAAACATGTATGCCACTGCAGGAAGGTGGAATGATGTGGCTAAGGTGCGGAAATTAATGAGGGATCGGGGGATTAAGAAAGAACCTGCATGTAGTTGGGTTGAGGTTGAAAACAAGGTTCATGTGTTCTTGGTTGATGACACTCGGCACCCCGAGGTGCAAGCGGTGTACGATTATCTAGAGCAATTGATACTTGAATTGAGAAAACTTGGATACGTCCCCGACACAAAATATGTTCTGCATGATATGGAGTCTGAGCATAAGGAGTCTGCCTTGTCTACTCATAGTGAGAAGCTTGCAGTTGTTTTTGGGCTCATGAAGCTTCCTCTAGGAGCCACTATTAGGGTTTTCAAGAACCTTAGGATCTGTGGGGATTGCCATAATGCATTCAAGTTCATGTCAAAAGTGGTGGGCAGAGAGATAGTTGTGAGAGATGTGAAGAGGTTTCATCATTTTAGGAATGGTGACTGCTCTTGTGGCAATTATTGGTAG
- the LOC132189083 gene encoding kinesin-like protein KIN-7I isoform X2: protein MSGEEQMMQGGTPGSNGQEERIFVSVRVRPLNEKEILRNDASDWECINGNSIKFKHNLPDRAMFPSSYTYDRVFGSNCPTKRVYKEGARDVALSAVNGINSSIFAYGQTSSGKTYTMSGITEYAVADIYEYVDMHKEREFVLKFSAMEIYNEAVRDLLSSDNVPLRLLDDPEKGTVVERLTEVTLRDWDHLQKLLSICHAERKIGETSLNETSSRSHQILRLTIESSAHEYIGAPSTLMATVDFVDLAGSERASQTSSAGARLKEGSHINRSLLTLGTVIRKLSKGRTGHVPYRDSKLTRILQNSLVGNARTAIICTMSPAHCHVEQSRNTLLFASCAKEVTTNARVNVVVSDKAMVKQLQRELSRLENELKSLVSNSITYDFAALLKEKDLLIEKMGQEIKELTQQSQLTESRIKNSQQSVGGDQFLRIDEYSISESSGPANPLCLDLGPRTCSTSKDLHGSSVHNSNKDHQQFSGNSVDNLLLDVSTPKFVDPDLYRSGEEIAERADAASEDNCKEVRCIEVEESPGDQNIESVLPLPGPIEQVGQFPLREPLNEDVVTSPQKGPKEATNGDAVTSQQKGPEEATNEDAVTSQQKGSTKATNEDAATPSQKGSEEAMDEDAVSYPQKRSEEVMNEEAVSSPEKVAKDMNGVDDDNTYNDLKQRIQSMQKAINRLISFCPSDRSPSSEAYFLSSTRSSKFARSKSCRAIMQSAHWFEKAEQNENTPPAGSEKEYFPSIKEGPQRSLSAMKLGARSGNFLRKASQNYVKSVSTEEQNSRKSDTEDAKSTPNFTARQSEAAKPQSKRLFNDLERDAAIRTYEHRNSVKDAGVHGALLPGSNWPFDFERQRREIIQLWDACNVPLVHRTFFFLLFKGEPSDAVYLEIELRRLSFLKVIFSKGSSKENRTLTPASRL, encoded by the exons ATGAGTGGAGAGGAGCAGATGATGCAAGGGGGCACACCGGGATCGAATGGCCAAGAAGAGAGGATTTTCGTTTCGGTTAGGGTGAGGCCTTTGAAtgagaaagagattttgaggaacgATGCGTCCGATTGGGAATGCATCAATGGAAACTCAATCAAGTTCAAGCACAACCTGCCGGACCGTGCCATGTTTCCCTCCTCCTATACATATG ATAGAGTATTTGGTAGTAACTGCCCCACAAAGCGGGTGTATAAAGAAGGAGCAAGGGACGTTGCCCTTTCAGCAGTCAACGGTATTAACT CAAGCATTTTTGCATATGGGCAAACCAGCAGTGGAAAGACGTACACCATGAGTGGAATTACTGAATATGCAGTAGCAGATATATATGAATACGTAGATATG CATAAAGAAAGGGAATTTGTGTTGAAGTTCTCTGCCATGGAGATTTATAACGAAGCTGTGAGAGACCTCCTCAGCTCAGACAATGTTCCACTTAGACTTCTAGATGACCCAGAG AAAGGTACTGTTGTTGAGAGACTTACGGAGGTGACTCTGAGGGACTGGGACCATCTGCAAAAGCTACTTTCCATCTGCCATG CTGAAAGGAAGATAGGAGAGACCTCTCTGAATGAAACTAGCTCCAGATCTCATCAAATTTTGCGACTG ACAATTGAAAGTTCTGCTCATGAATATATAGGCGCTCCAAGCACTCTTATGGCTACAGTG GATTTTGTTGATCTTGCCGGTAGTGAGCGTGCTTCTCAGACATCATCAGCTGGTGCAAGATTGAAAGAAGGTTCCCATATAAATCGCAGTTTACTGACACTTGGAACTGTAATCCGCAAATTAAG CAAGGGAAGAACTGGGCATGTTCCTTATAGGGACTCTAAGCTAACACGCATTCTGCAGAACTCTCTGGTAGGCAATGCCAGAACAGCGATTATTTGCACCATGAGCCCTGCGCACTGTCACGTTGAGCAATCAAGAAACACACTCTTGTTTGCAAGTTGTGCTAAAGAGGTGACTACTAATGCACGGGTCAATGTGGTGGTGTCTGATAAAGCAATGGTAAAGCAACTGCAAAGAGAGTTGTCTAGACTAGAGAATGAGTTGAAGAGCTTGGTGTCGAATTCCATCACGTACGATTTTGCTGCCTTACTGAAGGAGAAAGATCTTCTGATTGAAAAG ATGGGCCAAGAGATTAAAGAATTGACTCAGCAATCTCAGCTTACTGAGTCTCGCATTAAGAATAGTCAGCAGTCAGTTGGAGGAGACCAGTTTTTAAGAATTGATGAATATTCTATATCAGAGTCATCAGGTCCAGCAAATCCTCTTTGTCTTGATCTAGGTCCCAGAACATGCAGTACGTCTAAAGATCTTCACGGATCCAGTGTGCATAATTCCAACAAGGATCACCAACAATTTTCTGGTAATTCAGTGGACAACTTACTGCTGGATGTCAGTACTCCTAAGTTTGTTGACCCTGATCTATATCGGTCTGGGGAGGAGATTGCTGAAAGAGCTGATGCAGCCTCTGAAGATAACTGCAAGGAAGTTCGATGTATTGAAGTGGAGGAATCTCCAGGAGATCAAAATATTGAATCCGTTCTTCCCTTACCTGGTCCTATAGAACAAGTTGGACAATTCCCCTTGAGAGAGCCCCTGAATGAAGATGTTGTAACATCCCCACAGAAGGGACCTAAGGAGGCAACAAATGGAGATGCTGTAACATCCCAACAGAAGGGACCTGAGGAGGCAACAAATGAAGATGCTGTAACATCCCAACAGAAGGGGTCTACGAAGGCGACAAATGAAGATGCTGCAACACCCTCACAGAAGGGATCTGAGGAGGCTATGGATGAAGATGCAGTGTCATATCCACAGAAGCGATCTGAGGAGGTTATGAATGAAGAAGCAGTATCATCCCCAGAGAAGGTAGCTAAGGATATGAATGGTGTTGATGACGACAACACTTACAATGATCTGAAGCAAAGAATTCAGAGCATGCAAAAGGCCATCAACCGTCTGATCAGTTTCTGTCCTTCAGACCGATCTCCATCCTCTGAAGCATATTTTTTGTCTAGCACTAGAAGCTCGAAATTCGCTAGAAGCAAAAGTTGTAGGGCAATTATGCAATCTGCTCATTGGTTCGAGAAGGCAGAACAGAATGAAAACACGCCACCTGCTGGGTCTGAGAAGGAGTACTTCCCCAGCATTAAAGAAGGCCCTCAGAGAAGTCTTTCTGCAATGAAGCTTGGTGCCAGAAGTggaaattttttgagaaaagctTCTCAAAATTATGTTAAGAGCGTTTCCACAGAAGAACAGAACAGCAGGAAGTCTGATACAGAGGATGCGAAAAGCACCCCCAATTTTACTGCAAGACAGAGTGAAGCGGCCAAACCTCAGTCCAAGAGACTATTTAATGATTTG GAACGAGATGCCGCAATAAGGACCTATGAGCACAGGAACAGCGTAAAAGATGCTGGCGTGCATGGTGCCTTGCTGCCTGGTTCTAATTGGCCCTTCGATTTTGAAAGGCAGCGGAGAGAAATAATTCAACTCTGGGATGCTTGCAATGTGCCATTGGTTCACagaacctttttctttcttctcttcaaagGTGAACCATCGGACGCAGTGTACTTGGAAATAGAGCTCAGACGGTTGTCCTTTCTCAAGGTTATATTTTCAAAAGGAAGTAGCAAAGAGAATCGAACTCTAACACCAGCTTCAAG ATTGTAG
- the LOC132189083 gene encoding kinesin-like protein KIN-7I isoform X1, protein MSGEEQMMQGGTPGSNGQEERIFVSVRVRPLNEKEILRNDASDWECINGNSIKFKHNLPDRAMFPSSYTYDRVFGSNCPTKRVYKEGARDVALSAVNGINSSIFAYGQTSSGKTYTMSGITEYAVADIYEYVDMHKEREFVLKFSAMEIYNEAVRDLLSSDNVPLRLLDDPEKGTVVERLTEVTLRDWDHLQKLLSICHAERKIGETSLNETSSRSHQILRLTIESSAHEYIGAPSTLMATVDFVDLAGSERASQTSSAGARLKEGSHINRSLLTLGTVIRKLSKGRTGHVPYRDSKLTRILQNSLVGNARTAIICTMSPAHCHVEQSRNTLLFASCAKEVTTNARVNVVVSDKAMVKQLQRELSRLENELKSLVSNSITYDFAALLKEKDLLIEKMGQEIKELTQQSQLTESRIKNSQQSVGGDQFLRIDEYSISESSGPANPLCLDLGPRTCSTSKDLHGSSVHNSNKDHQQFSGNSVDNLLLDVSTPKFVDPDLYRSGEEIAERADAASEDNCKEVRCIEVEESPGDQNIESVLPLPGPIEQVGQFPLREPLNEDVVTSPQKGPKEATNGDAVTSQQKGPEEATNEDAVTSQQKGSTKATNEDAATPSQKGSEEAMDEDAVSYPQKRSEEVMNEEAVSSPEKVAKDMNGVDDDNTYNDLKQRIQSMQKAINRLISFCPSDRSPSSEAYFLSSTRSSKFARSKSCRAIMQSAHWFEKAEQNENTPPAGSEKEYFPSIKEGPQRSLSAMKLGARSGNFLRKASQNYVKSVSTEEQNSRKSDTEDAKSTPNFTARQSEAAKPQSKRLFNDLERDAAIRTYEHRNSVKDAGVHGALLPGSNWPFDFERQRREIIQLWDACNVPLVHRTFFFLLFKGEPSDAVYLEIELRRLSFLKVIFSKGSSKENRTLTPASSEKALNRERKMLSKRVKKFSEKERKRLYQKWGIGLKTKRRSLQLVHHLWKVPKDMHHVQESAVLVAKLVGFVETGQAPKEIFGLSFLSSWPLNRKTFRWKHSSLSLLS, encoded by the exons ATGAGTGGAGAGGAGCAGATGATGCAAGGGGGCACACCGGGATCGAATGGCCAAGAAGAGAGGATTTTCGTTTCGGTTAGGGTGAGGCCTTTGAAtgagaaagagattttgaggaacgATGCGTCCGATTGGGAATGCATCAATGGAAACTCAATCAAGTTCAAGCACAACCTGCCGGACCGTGCCATGTTTCCCTCCTCCTATACATATG ATAGAGTATTTGGTAGTAACTGCCCCACAAAGCGGGTGTATAAAGAAGGAGCAAGGGACGTTGCCCTTTCAGCAGTCAACGGTATTAACT CAAGCATTTTTGCATATGGGCAAACCAGCAGTGGAAAGACGTACACCATGAGTGGAATTACTGAATATGCAGTAGCAGATATATATGAATACGTAGATATG CATAAAGAAAGGGAATTTGTGTTGAAGTTCTCTGCCATGGAGATTTATAACGAAGCTGTGAGAGACCTCCTCAGCTCAGACAATGTTCCACTTAGACTTCTAGATGACCCAGAG AAAGGTACTGTTGTTGAGAGACTTACGGAGGTGACTCTGAGGGACTGGGACCATCTGCAAAAGCTACTTTCCATCTGCCATG CTGAAAGGAAGATAGGAGAGACCTCTCTGAATGAAACTAGCTCCAGATCTCATCAAATTTTGCGACTG ACAATTGAAAGTTCTGCTCATGAATATATAGGCGCTCCAAGCACTCTTATGGCTACAGTG GATTTTGTTGATCTTGCCGGTAGTGAGCGTGCTTCTCAGACATCATCAGCTGGTGCAAGATTGAAAGAAGGTTCCCATATAAATCGCAGTTTACTGACACTTGGAACTGTAATCCGCAAATTAAG CAAGGGAAGAACTGGGCATGTTCCTTATAGGGACTCTAAGCTAACACGCATTCTGCAGAACTCTCTGGTAGGCAATGCCAGAACAGCGATTATTTGCACCATGAGCCCTGCGCACTGTCACGTTGAGCAATCAAGAAACACACTCTTGTTTGCAAGTTGTGCTAAAGAGGTGACTACTAATGCACGGGTCAATGTGGTGGTGTCTGATAAAGCAATGGTAAAGCAACTGCAAAGAGAGTTGTCTAGACTAGAGAATGAGTTGAAGAGCTTGGTGTCGAATTCCATCACGTACGATTTTGCTGCCTTACTGAAGGAGAAAGATCTTCTGATTGAAAAG ATGGGCCAAGAGATTAAAGAATTGACTCAGCAATCTCAGCTTACTGAGTCTCGCATTAAGAATAGTCAGCAGTCAGTTGGAGGAGACCAGTTTTTAAGAATTGATGAATATTCTATATCAGAGTCATCAGGTCCAGCAAATCCTCTTTGTCTTGATCTAGGTCCCAGAACATGCAGTACGTCTAAAGATCTTCACGGATCCAGTGTGCATAATTCCAACAAGGATCACCAACAATTTTCTGGTAATTCAGTGGACAACTTACTGCTGGATGTCAGTACTCCTAAGTTTGTTGACCCTGATCTATATCGGTCTGGGGAGGAGATTGCTGAAAGAGCTGATGCAGCCTCTGAAGATAACTGCAAGGAAGTTCGATGTATTGAAGTGGAGGAATCTCCAGGAGATCAAAATATTGAATCCGTTCTTCCCTTACCTGGTCCTATAGAACAAGTTGGACAATTCCCCTTGAGAGAGCCCCTGAATGAAGATGTTGTAACATCCCCACAGAAGGGACCTAAGGAGGCAACAAATGGAGATGCTGTAACATCCCAACAGAAGGGACCTGAGGAGGCAACAAATGAAGATGCTGTAACATCCCAACAGAAGGGGTCTACGAAGGCGACAAATGAAGATGCTGCAACACCCTCACAGAAGGGATCTGAGGAGGCTATGGATGAAGATGCAGTGTCATATCCACAGAAGCGATCTGAGGAGGTTATGAATGAAGAAGCAGTATCATCCCCAGAGAAGGTAGCTAAGGATATGAATGGTGTTGATGACGACAACACTTACAATGATCTGAAGCAAAGAATTCAGAGCATGCAAAAGGCCATCAACCGTCTGATCAGTTTCTGTCCTTCAGACCGATCTCCATCCTCTGAAGCATATTTTTTGTCTAGCACTAGAAGCTCGAAATTCGCTAGAAGCAAAAGTTGTAGGGCAATTATGCAATCTGCTCATTGGTTCGAGAAGGCAGAACAGAATGAAAACACGCCACCTGCTGGGTCTGAGAAGGAGTACTTCCCCAGCATTAAAGAAGGCCCTCAGAGAAGTCTTTCTGCAATGAAGCTTGGTGCCAGAAGTggaaattttttgagaaaagctTCTCAAAATTATGTTAAGAGCGTTTCCACAGAAGAACAGAACAGCAGGAAGTCTGATACAGAGGATGCGAAAAGCACCCCCAATTTTACTGCAAGACAGAGTGAAGCGGCCAAACCTCAGTCCAAGAGACTATTTAATGATTTG GAACGAGATGCCGCAATAAGGACCTATGAGCACAGGAACAGCGTAAAAGATGCTGGCGTGCATGGTGCCTTGCTGCCTGGTTCTAATTGGCCCTTCGATTTTGAAAGGCAGCGGAGAGAAATAATTCAACTCTGGGATGCTTGCAATGTGCCATTGGTTCACagaacctttttctttcttctcttcaaagGTGAACCATCGGACGCAGTGTACTTGGAAATAGAGCTCAGACGGTTGTCCTTTCTCAAGGTTATATTTTCAAAAGGAAGTAGCAAAGAGAATCGAACTCTAACACCAGCTTCAAG TGAGAAGGCTCTCAATCGCGAGAGAAAAATGTTGAGCAAGAGAGTGAAGAAGTTCTCAGAGAAGGAACGAAAACGCCTTTATCAAAAATGGGGTATTGGGTTGAAAACCAAAAGAAGGAGCCTTCAATTGGTACACCACTTATGGAAGGTACCAAAGGACATGCACCATGTGCAGGAGAGTGCTGTCCTTGTTGCGAAGCTGGTGGGCTTTGTGGAAACAGGCCAAGCCCCGAAGGAGATATTTGGACTCAGCTTCTTATCCTCCTGGCCGCTAAACCGGAAAACCTTTAGATGGAAACACAGTAGTTTGTCTCTTCTCTCATAA
- the LOC132189084 gene encoding protein ACCUMULATION AND REPLICATION OF CHLOROPLASTS 6, chloroplastic, with amino-acid sequence MEALRPLGLGLYTTPSLLLSLPHPRKLHKFSPSSGAGGACSSGSSSLSTTCSASKWADRLIADFQFLADPSSDQSLSSSTATLPPPPTPPLAPPDDRHVSIPLDFYRVLGAESHFLGDGIRRAYEARVSKPPPYGFSDDALISRRQILQAACETLTNPSSRRDYNRGLVEDELGTIFTQVPWDKVPGALSVLLEAGETELVIQIGEDLLRERLPKSFKQDVVLVLALAYVDMSRDAMALAPPDFIRGCEVLGRALKLLQEEGASSLAPDLQAQIDETLEEITPRCVLELLALPLGDEYRSRREEGLRGVRNILWAVGGGGAAVIAGGFTREDFLSEAFLRMTTSEQVDLYAATPPTVPAECFEVYGVALALVAQAFFGKKPHLIKDADNLFEKLQQAQVTALDNAVLAYSPRGNPEVDFALERGLCSLLVGELDECRSWLGLDSDNSPYRNPSVVDFILENSKDDYDKDLPGLCKLLETWLMEVVFPRFRDTKAIQFKLGDYYDDPKVLRYLERLEGVGGSPLAAAAAIVRIGAEATAVLDHVKVSAIQALQKVFPLGQRDQNTEHQEDGDLNYSVPAIESEEPQGEPDQGDSANIAEISGSNSSGEILEEELMTDKIKDASVKIMCAGVVIGLMTLVGLRYLPARNSSSILRKEVPSTMASDVSVGVSGDEKAGEELPKMDARIAEGLVRKWQNIKSQAFGPDHCLERLPEVLDGEMLKIWTDRAAEIAQLGWFYDYGLLNLTIDSVTVSLDGRRAVVEATLKESAYLTVVDRPEQNASNTRTYTTRYEMSCSNSGWKITEGAVLEP; translated from the exons ATGGAAGCCTTGAGACCCCTTGGCCTTGGCCTCTATACCACTCCAAGCCTCCTACTCTCATTGCCCCATCCTCGCAAACTCCACAAGTTCAGCCCCTCCTCTGGCGCCGGCGGTGCTTGTAGTAGTGGTAGTAGTAGCCTCTCCACCACCTGTTCCGCCAGCAAATGGGCCGACCGCCTCATCGCCGACTTCCAATTCCTTGCCGACCCCTCATCCGATCAATCTCTCTCCTCATCCACGGCCACTCTCCCTCCTCCACCAACACCACCTCTCGCTCCTCCGGACGACCGCCACGTGTCCATCCCCCTCGACTTCTACCGCGTCCTCGGCGCCGAGTCGCATTTCCTCGGCGATGGCATTAGGAGAGCTTACGAAGCGAGGGTTTCGAAGCCCCCGCCGTACGGGTTCAGCGACGACGCTCTGATTAGTAGAAGGCAAATCCTCCAAGCCGCTTGCGAAACCCTAACGAACCCTAGCTCACGACGAGATTACAATCGAGGCCTCGTGGAAGATGAGCTTGGAACCATTTTCACACAAGTCCCATGGGACAAG GTTCCTGGGGCTTTGAGCGTGTTGCTAGAGGCTGGAGAGACTGAGCTAGTTATTCAAATTGGGGAGGATTTGCTTAGAGAGAGGCTGCCCAAATCGTTCAAGCAAGATGTCGTCTTGGTGTTGGCACTGGCATATGTTGACATGTCGAGGGACGCAATGGCATTGGCTCCACCGGATTTCATTCGGGGTTGCGAGGTGCTAGGGAGGGCTTTGAAGCTCTTGCAG GAGGAAGGGGCCAGTAGTCTTGCACCAGATTTACAAGCACAGATTGATGAGACATTGGAAGAGATCACCCCACGTTGTGTTCTGGAACTGCTAGCTTTACCTCTTGGTGATGAGTACCGGTCGAGAAGGGAAGAGGGTCTCCGTGGTGTACGTAACATTTTGTGGGCTGTTGGAGGAGGGGGAGCTGCTGTTATTGCTGGGGGATTCACGCGTGAAGATTTCCTGAGTGAGGCATTCTTGCGTATGACAACATCTGAGCAG gTCGATTTATATGCAGCCACACCACCTACTGTGCCAGCAGAATGTTTTGAAGTTTATGGAGTGGCACTTGCACTTGTTGCACAAGCCTTTTTTGGGAAAAAACCTCATCTCATAAAAGATGCTGATAACCTGTTCGAGAAACTTCAGCAGGCTCAGGTAACAGCTCTTGATAATGCTGTCCTTGCCTATTCTCCCAGAGGAAACCCTGAGGTAGACTTTGCGTTGGAGAGGGGCCTTTGTTCACTACTTGTAGGGGAGCTTGATGAGTGTCGTTCATGGTTGGGCTTGGACAGTGATAATTCACCTTACAGGAATCCATCTGTTGTAGACTTTATCTTGGAGAACTCAAAGGATGATTATGACAAGGATCTTCCTGGGCTTTGTAAACTGTTGGAGACATGGTTGATGGAGGTGGTTTTTCCCAGATTTAGAGACACTAAAGCTATACAGTTCAAGCTTGGTGATTACTATGATGATCCTAAAGTCCTTAGATATTTAGAAAGGCTGGAGGGTGTTGGTGGTTCACCCTTAGCTGCAGCAGCAGCCATAGTGAGGATTGGCGCTGAGGCTACTGCAGTTCTTGATCATGTTAAGGTTAGTGCGATTCAGGCATTGCAGAAGGTGTTTCCTCTAGGTCAAAGGGACCAGAATACTGAACATCAAGAAGATGGTGACTTGAATTACTCTGTTCCTGCCATAGAAAGTGAAGAGCCTCAGGGAGAACCTGATCAAGGTGATTCTGCCAATATAGCTGAGATTTCTGGAAGTAATAGCTCTGGTGAAATACTTGAGGAAGAATTGATGACTGACAAAATTAAAGATGCAAGTGTGAAGATTATGTGTGCTGGTGTGGTCATTGGGCTAATGACTTTGGTTGGCTTGAGGTATTTACCGGCTAGGAACAGCTCATCCATTCTACGTAAAGAAGTTCCTTCAACGATGGCATCGGATGTCAGTGTAG GGGTCTCAGGAGATGAAAAGGCTGGGGAGGAATTACCCAAAATGGATGCAAGGATTGCAGAAGGTCTAGTTCGCAAATGGCAGAACATTAAATCTCAGGCCTTTGGACCTGATCATTGCCTAGAAAGATTGCCAGAG GTTTTGGATGGTGAGATGTTGAAGATATGGACAGATCGTGCCGCTGAAATTGCCCAACTGGGTTGGTTCTATGACTATGGTCTGTTGAACCTCACTATTGACAGCGTCACCGTGTCACTAGATGGGCGGCGTGCTGTGGTTGAAGCAACTCTCAAAGAGTCAGCCTACCTAACTGTTGTGGACCGTCCGGAGCAGAATGCCTCCAACACCAGAACCTACACGACAAGGTATGAGATGTCTTGCTCCAATTCGGGATGGAAAATTACCGAAGGAGCCGTCCTCGAACCATAA